The stretch of DNA GCTATTTTTCGTATAGAAAAGTACTTCTCTAATTCTTCCTCCACCTTGTCCGCCCTGGCAGCGGCAATCCCCCCGGCGATGAAGGTTCCCCCGGGACGGAGGCGCAGGGCGGCCTCAGGCGCTAAATGAATGATAACACCGGTGATGATGTTGGCTACGATCACGTCCGCCGGTTCCGTCAAGCCCTTGAGCAAATCTCCTTCCGTGACACGAACTACGTTTTCCAGGCCGTTATGTCTCACGTTTTCCCTTGCGACACGGATCGCTATTTCGTCGTTGTCTACAGCTACCACTTTCGCGCCCCCGAGGCGTGCTGCTGCAACCGCCAGTATGCCCGATCCCGTGCCCACGTCGTAAACCACCGAGCCGGGTTTTACCGCCCCTTCCATAAGTTCAAGGCACAACCTGGTGGTGGGATGCGTGCCGCACCCGAAGGCAAGGCCGGGATCGATGGTTATCACCAAATCCCCGGGCAGCGGGGTGTATTCCTCCCATGGCGGTCTGACTACAAGTGTTTTCCCGACCCTGAAGGTCTTGTAGTGCTCGCGCCAGGCCCTGAGCCAGTCGGTTTCCGGA from Bacillota bacterium encodes:
- the prmA gene encoding 50S ribosomal protein L11 methyltransferase, giving the protein MKWLEIRVTVKSEDADAVTLVIYELTGRGVALESGYVNGDGRPVLFQAVTLKGYLPFEASKKLEKLRTALLPYAIGPVGVLELPETDWLRAWREHYKTFRVGKTLVVRPPWEEYTPLPGDLVITIDPGLAFGCGTHPTTRLCLELMEGAVKPGSVVYDVGTGSGILAVAAARLGGAKVVAVDNDEIAIRVARENVRHNGLENVVRVTEGDLLKGLTEPADVIVANIITGVIIHLAPEAALRLRPGGTFIAGGIAAARADKVEEELEKYFSIRKIA